The Blautia hydrogenotrophica DSM 10507 genome window below encodes:
- the clpX gene encoding ATP-dependent Clp protease ATP-binding subunit ClpX has product MSDDFDKKDKTAEGLVKSEAEASSGSDDEYEKICFLCRRPESVAGQMIDLPNHIHICTECMQKSFDTMNQGNLNYQDLMNHMPNISMIDLNSLQNQIPNSQKIKKRSKKKEPKKVLDIRSIPAPHKIKATLDDYVIGQEHAKKVISVAVYNHYKRVATDTMDEIEIEKSNMLMIGPTGCGKTYLVKTLAKLLDVPLAIADATSLTEAGYIGDDIESVVSKLLAAADNDVEKAEQGIIFIDEIDKLAKKKNTNQRDVSGESVQQGLLKLLEGSEVEVPVGANSKNAMVPLTTVNTRNILFICGGAFPELENVIKERLNKQASMGFGADLKDKYDRDNKILEKVTVEDLRSFGMIPEFIGRLPIIFTLSGLTQEMMVKILKEPKNAILKQYQKLLALDEVRLEFDDGALEAIAKKALEKHTGARALRAILEEYMLDIMYEIPKDDSIGQVIITREYIEGNGGPRILLRGQEIPQLEAHS; this is encoded by the coding sequence ATGTCAGACGATTTTGATAAAAAAGATAAGACGGCGGAGGGGCTTGTGAAGAGCGAGGCAGAGGCTTCATCGGGCTCTGACGATGAGTACGAGAAAATATGCTTTCTCTGTAGAAGACCAGAGAGCGTGGCCGGGCAGATGATTGATTTGCCCAATCATATACATATTTGTACAGAGTGTATGCAGAAAAGCTTCGACACGATGAATCAGGGAAATCTGAACTATCAGGATTTGATGAATCATATGCCGAATATCAGTATGATCGATTTGAACAGTCTTCAAAATCAGATTCCAAACAGTCAGAAAATCAAAAAGCGCTCGAAAAAAAAGGAACCCAAGAAAGTTCTGGATATCCGCAGCATACCGGCCCCGCACAAGATCAAGGCGACTCTGGACGACTATGTCATAGGACAGGAGCACGCTAAGAAGGTTATTTCAGTGGCGGTTTACAATCATTATAAAAGGGTGGCGACAGACACCATGGACGAGATTGAGATTGAAAAGTCGAATATGCTGATGATCGGTCCGACAGGCTGCGGAAAAACTTACCTGGTCAAGACCTTGGCAAAACTACTGGATGTCCCGCTGGCCATTGCGGATGCCACTTCTCTGACAGAGGCGGGCTATATCGGCGACGATATCGAAAGTGTTGTTTCTAAGCTTTTAGCTGCGGCAGACAACGATGTGGAGAAAGCAGAACAGGGAATTATTTTTATCGATGAGATTGATAAGCTGGCAAAGAAGAAAAACACGAACCAAAGGGATGTCAGTGGCGAGTCTGTTCAGCAGGGATTGTTAAAATTGTTGGAGGGAAGTGAAGTAGAGGTACCGGTAGGGGCGAACAGCAAAAATGCTATGGTGCCTTTGACCACAGTCAACACCAGGAATATTCTATTCATCTGCGGAGGGGCTTTTCCAGAGCTGGAGAATGTCATCAAAGAAAGGTTGAACAAACAGGCTTCCATGGGATTTGGGGCCGATTTGAAGGATAAATACGACAGGGACAATAAGATTTTGGAGAAGGTGACAGTGGAGGATCTGAGAAGTTTTGGGATGATTCCAGAGTTTATTGGCCGCCTTCCGATTATTTTTACTCTGAGCGGACTGACGCAGGAGATGATGGTGAAGATTCTTAAAGAACCTAAAAACGCTATTTTGAAGCAGTATCAGAAGCTTTTGGCTTTAGATGAGGTCAGGTTGGAATTTGATGACGGAGCGCTGGAAGCGATTGCAAAAAAAGCGCTGGAGAAGCACACTGGTGCTAGGGCGCTTCGAGCAATTCTTGAAGAATATATGCTGGATATCATGTATGAGATTCCAAAGGATGACAGTATTGGTCAGGTAATTATTACTCGAGAGTATATTGAGGGAAATGGAGGACCAAGAATTCTTCTGAGAGGTCAAGAGATACCGCAACTGGAGGCACATTCTTAG